The Rosa rugosa chromosome 1, drRosRugo1.1, whole genome shotgun sequence genomic sequence TTTCTATCTCTACGACCAACTGCGTAAGCTTTTATTTCCATAAATCACCTTCTTAATCCATTGATTCATTAGCTTTTCAGTTAAGTTGAGAATAATATTGATGTTGTACCAATTAATAGTTGGTGATCATTGTGCATTAATTGTTTAATGCTTGCGGTGCTGAATGAACAGAATTCAGGTGGAGTGGGACGCACAATGTGGCGAATGCAACCAAGGATGAATATGATAACTGCTTAAAGACTGCCAAGGTACTAAGTACCTCGTTGATCACTCTTATCGATCTTAATACTTCTGGTCCTCACTACTTCATATGCACCATAGACGATCACTGTGAAAGTGGCCAGAAGCTGGCCATCAACGTTACCAACGTTATCAGTCCCACGTTAACTACTCCACCGCCGCCACCAAGCTCAGCTTCAGCTCTGGCTGTTGGGACTTTATTTGCAATCGTGAGCTCCATCATAGTCACATCGTTCATTTATCGCTTCAC encodes the following:
- the LOC133710027 gene encoding umecyanin-like, which encodes MDSRVALMSFVMVALLMKGAAAGIHSVNWTVPSNKSDYTTWANTTTFYLYDQLQFRWSGTHNVANATKDEYDNCLKTAKVLSTSLITLIDLNTSGPHYFICTIDDHCESGQKLAINVTNVISPTLTTPPPPPSSASALAVGTLFAIVSSIIVTSFIYRFTLY